In uncultured Desulfobacter sp., one DNA window encodes the following:
- a CDS encoding BlaI/MecI/CopY family transcriptional regulator: MPDHPKVSDAEWLVLETLWENHPAGANDIVSALASRTDWKPNTIKTLINRLVKKEVVGFEKQGRSYLYFPLVSRTKIIKKERQSFLKRFFKGAFTPMVAGMVENQELSLEEIRELRRILDLAEAGAKEKRE; this comes from the coding sequence ATGCCGGACCATCCAAAAGTATCAGACGCAGAGTGGCTGGTTCTCGAAACCTTGTGGGAGAACCATCCGGCTGGTGCAAACGACATTGTTTCAGCCTTAGCGTCCCGGACCGACTGGAAGCCCAATACCATTAAAACCCTGATTAACCGGCTGGTAAAAAAAGAGGTGGTGGGATTTGAAAAACAGGGCCGGTCCTACCTCTATTTCCCCCTGGTATCCAGGACAAAAATCATCAAAAAAGAGCGGCAGAGCTTTTTAAAACGATTTTTCAAAGGCGCTTTTACCCCCATGGTGGCCGGTATGGTGGAAAACCAGGAACTCTCCTTGGAAGAGATCCGGGAACTGCGCCGGATTCTGGACCTCGCAGAAGCCGGGGCCAAAGAAAAGAGGGAATAA